A single genomic interval of Peromyscus leucopus breed LL Stock chromosome 7, UCI_PerLeu_2.1, whole genome shotgun sequence harbors:
- the Fbxl2 gene encoding F-box/LRR-repeat protein 2 isoform X2, giving the protein MAAQKSPTVCLPFSSTCYSLSRFCSKLKHLDLTSCVSVTNNSLKGISDGCRNLEYLNLSWCDQITKEGIEALVRGCRGLKALLLRGCTQLEDEALTHIQNHCHELVSLNLQSCSRITDEGVVQLCRGCHRLQALCLSGCSNLTDASLTALGLNCPRLQILEAARCSHLTDAGFTLLARNCHDLEKMDLEECVLITDSTLIQLSIHCPKLQALSLSHCELITDEGILHLSSSTCGHERLRVLELDNCLLVTDAALEHLENCRGLERLELYDCQQVTRAGIKRMRAQLPHVKVHAYFAPVTPPPAVAGSGHRLCRCCVIL; this is encoded by the exons ATGGCTGCACAAAAATCACCGACAG TGTGCCTGCCTTTTTCCAGCACGTGTTACAGCCTTAGCAGATTCTGTTCCAAGCTGAAACACCTGGATCTCACGTCCTGCGTGTCTGTTACCAACAACTCCTTAAAGGGGATCAG CGACGGCTGCCGGAACCTGGAGTATCTGAACCTGTCCTGGTGCGACCAGATCACAAAGGAAGGCATCGAGGCGCTGGTGCGGGGCTGCCGGGGCCTGAAAGCCCTGCTCCTGAGGGGTTGCACACAG TTAGAGGACGAAGCTCTGACACACATTCAGAACCACTGCCACGAGCTCGTGAGCCTCAATCTGCAGTCCTGCTCG CGCATCACTGATGAGGGCGTGGTGCAGCTCTGCAGGGGCTGCCACCGGCTGCAGGCTCTGTGCCTCTCGGGTTGTAGCAACCTCACGGATGCATCTCTCACGGCCCTGGGCTTGAACTGCCCCAGATTGCA AATTTTGGAGGCTGCCCGATGCTCCCATTTGACTGACGCAGGCTTTACACTCTTAGCTCGG AATTGCCATGACCTGGAGAAGATGGATCTTGAAGAATGTGTCCTG ATTACTGACAGCACCCTCATCCAGCTCTCCATTCACTGTCCCAAGCTGCAAGCCCTG AGCTTGTCCCACTGTGAGCTCATCACTGATGAAGGGATCCTGCACCTGAGCAGCAGCACGTGTGGGCACGAGAGACTACGGGTCCTGGAGCTGGACAACTGCCTCCTCGTCACGGACGCTGCACTGGAGCACCTGGAGAACTGCCGTGGCTTGGAGCGCCTGGAGCTGTACGACTGCCAGCAGGTCACCCGTGCGGGCATCAAGCGCATGCGG GCCCAGCTTCCTCACGTCAAAGTCCATGCCTACTTTGCTCCAGTCACCCCTCCACCAGCAGTGGCGGGCAGCGGACATCGACTGTGCAGATGCTGTGTCATACTCTGA